A window of the Nocardia sp. NBC_01329 genome harbors these coding sequences:
- a CDS encoding YbaB/EbfC family nucleoid-associated protein, whose protein sequence is MPPNPGDIDPISGQLEAVQRALLTDTATVGRYGVSVHVRADGSLESVRIDPSVTPYGDALGELITQLAREALEQARDNVRTQLDTLTGDPRIRAVAESFGDAVEKPRPAPPPVAPRPARYADPDDELSEEELIELNQRRNQGFFRA, encoded by the coding sequence GTGCCACCGAATCCCGGCGATATCGATCCGATCAGCGGACAGCTGGAAGCCGTTCAGCGCGCCCTGCTGACCGATACGGCCACCGTCGGCCGCTACGGAGTCTCGGTCCATGTCCGAGCCGACGGCTCACTCGAATCGGTGCGAATCGACCCATCCGTCACCCCTTACGGCGACGCACTGGGCGAGCTCATCACACAGCTCGCTCGTGAGGCGCTCGAGCAGGCACGCGACAATGTGCGCACCCAGCTGGACACGCTCACCGGAGACCCGCGTATCAGGGCGGTGGCCGAATCCTTCGGCGATGCCGTCGAAAAGCCCCGCCCGGCCCCACCTCCGGTGGCGCCCCGCCCGGCCCGCTACGCCGACCCGGACGACGAACTGTCCGAAGAAGAACTGATCGAACTGAACCAACGCCGCAATCAGGGTTTCTTCCGCGCCTGA
- a CDS encoding AAA domain-containing protein, with translation MSTADQVVGRILADLDNTAHRALVVDSPPGAGKSTLVVRAARQLAAADDEQRMIVAQTNEQVDDLIDRLATADPGLLIGRLSAGDYRRSARIDRENVEVANRPADLEKCSIVIGTAAKWATLDEGRWSYAIVDEAYQMRSDMLLRIANRFDRGLFVGDPGQLDPFATVDGDRWAGLSWNPTMSAVAVMLNHNAGIPVHTLPVSWRLPPSAASVVSSAFYPFAPFAAGTRPEQRRLEFTTRGIRGPVDDVLDEAAAHGWAYYELPARHTLRTDGEAVAAIADLACRLLERGGVAHSEHGTREVDATRIAVGTAHRDQAQAVRDALAGTVAETVTVDTANRLQGREYDVTVILHPLSGRRDAGAFHLEAGRLCVLASRHRHACIVVGRAGIGELLDAHPSAEPVYLGVPVKFPDGWEANQAVLGRLARHRVAATVRAR, from the coding sequence GTGAGCACCGCGGACCAGGTGGTCGGCCGGATTCTCGCCGACCTCGACAACACCGCGCACCGTGCCCTGGTCGTGGACTCCCCACCGGGCGCCGGTAAATCCACGCTGGTGGTGCGTGCGGCCCGGCAGCTGGCCGCCGCCGATGATGAACAGCGGATGATCGTCGCGCAGACCAACGAACAGGTCGACGACCTCATCGACAGGCTCGCCACCGCCGACCCCGGCCTGCTGATCGGTCGCCTCTCCGCCGGCGACTACCGCCGCAGCGCCCGGATCGATCGCGAGAACGTCGAGGTCGCCAACCGTCCCGCCGACCTGGAGAAATGCTCGATCGTGATCGGTACGGCCGCGAAATGGGCGACCCTCGACGAAGGCCGCTGGTCGTACGCGATCGTCGACGAGGCCTATCAGATGCGCTCGGATATGTTGCTGCGCATCGCGAATCGTTTCGATCGAGGCCTCTTCGTCGGCGACCCCGGCCAGCTGGATCCGTTCGCCACCGTCGACGGTGACCGCTGGGCGGGCCTGTCGTGGAATCCGACCATGAGCGCGGTGGCGGTGATGCTCAACCACAATGCCGGTATTCCGGTGCACACTCTGCCGGTGTCGTGGCGGCTGCCGCCGTCGGCGGCCTCGGTGGTCTCCTCGGCGTTCTACCCGTTCGCGCCCTTCGCCGCCGGGACCCGGCCCGAGCAGCGCCGGCTCGAATTCACCACCCGTGGTATCCGGGGCCCCGTGGACGACGTTCTCGACGAAGCCGCCGCGCACGGCTGGGCGTATTACGAACTACCCGCCCGTCATACGCTGCGCACCGACGGCGAAGCGGTGGCCGCCATCGCCGACCTGGCCTGCCGATTGCTGGAACGCGGCGGCGTCGCGCATTCCGAACACGGCACCCGCGAAGTCGACGCCACTCGTATCGCGGTCGGTACCGCCCACCGCGACCAGGCCCAGGCCGTGCGCGACGCTCTCGCGGGAACAGTCGCGGAAACGGTGACCGTCGATACCGCCAACCGGCTGCAGGGTCGCGAATACGATGTCACCGTCATCCTGCACCCCCTGTCCGGGCGCCGCGACGCGGGCGCGTTCCACCTCGAGGCCGGGCGACTCTGCGTACTGGCGTCCCGGCACCGGCACGCCTGTATCGTCGTGGGCCGCGCCGGAATCGGTGAGCTCCTCGACGCACATCCTTCGGCCGAACCGGTCTACCTGGGAGTTCCGGTCAAATTCCCCGATGGCTGGGAGGCCAATCAGGCGGTCCTGGGCAGGCTGGCCCGACACCGCGTCGCCGCGACGGTCCGCGCCCGCTGA
- a CDS encoding WXG100 family type VII secretion target yields the protein MSSIPPTKTQIRQWDTASLGQQGEEWTRAAQITLTEHGAVSQQLADSPGFWRGGAADAMRVKGEETRTSLSSVVTALEQAGTIATQAGPALLAAKTTAVNAISTAEQERFVVGEQGGVGYTEEMLAWVQAELGTMSWQLAHSVLYKQAQKHEDVIKPALRAAADAAETVRNALDKAFENVKLPAGWELEAIVTEYQVDADPGGMVTWPDDGLLGLIAGPAGKAKEVTAAEAEMLDNLSIGDKIRFYRIMTEAEDTALDVYEGDTEQDDHTDAFRHAYWNALMTQEFGEDWTTEYGSKHEGRPDNAAVREAMDLHNNEIGRTIALQNPDASPEELQQLVKDAVGRGDTVVINQGHELSFSDDVKVGDTVDSDVFNENPRFLPGSPLPDDEPSPK from the coding sequence ATGAGCTCGATCCCACCCACCAAAACGCAGATCCGGCAGTGGGACACCGCTTCGCTGGGTCAGCAGGGCGAGGAATGGACGCGGGCCGCGCAGATCACGCTCACCGAACACGGCGCGGTATCACAGCAGCTCGCGGATTCGCCGGGATTCTGGCGCGGAGGCGCCGCCGACGCGATGCGGGTGAAGGGCGAGGAGACCAGAACTTCGTTGTCCTCGGTGGTGACCGCGCTGGAACAGGCGGGCACCATCGCCACCCAGGCCGGGCCGGCACTGCTGGCGGCCAAGACCACCGCGGTGAACGCGATCTCGACAGCCGAACAGGAACGGTTCGTCGTCGGTGAGCAGGGCGGTGTCGGCTACACCGAGGAAATGCTGGCGTGGGTGCAGGCCGAGCTCGGGACCATGAGCTGGCAGTTGGCGCATTCGGTGCTCTACAAGCAGGCCCAGAAGCACGAGGATGTGATCAAACCCGCCCTGCGTGCCGCCGCCGACGCCGCGGAAACAGTCCGAAACGCCCTGGACAAGGCCTTCGAGAACGTCAAGCTGCCCGCCGGGTGGGAGCTGGAGGCGATCGTCACCGAGTATCAGGTGGACGCCGATCCCGGCGGTATGGTCACCTGGCCCGACGATGGGCTGCTCGGATTGATCGCCGGTCCGGCCGGGAAGGCCAAGGAGGTCACCGCGGCCGAAGCCGAGATGCTGGACAACCTCAGCATCGGTGACAAGATCCGGTTCTACCGGATCATGACCGAGGCGGAGGACACCGCTCTCGACGTCTACGAGGGCGATACGGAACAAGACGATCACACCGACGCATTCCGTCATGCCTACTGGAATGCGTTGATGACCCAGGAGTTCGGCGAGGATTGGACGACAGAGTACGGGTCCAAGCACGAAGGCAGGCCCGACAACGCGGCCGTCCGGGAGGCGATGGATCTGCACAACAACGAGATCGGGCGCACCATCGCCCTGCAGAATCCCGACGCGAGCCCCGAGGAGCTGCAACAGTTGGTGAAAGACGCTGTGGGGCGCGGCGATACCGTGGTCATCAACCAAGGTCACGAGCTCAGCTTCTCGGATGACGTAAAGGTCGGTGACACGGTCGATTCGGATGTTTTCAACGAGAACCCGAGATTCCTTCCCGGTTCGCCGTTGCCCGACGACGAACCATCACCGAAATAA